The following coding sequences are from one Streptococcus sp. NPS 308 window:
- the dnaJ gene encoding molecular chaperone DnaJ: MNNTEFYDRLGVSKNASADEIKKAYRKLSKKYHPDINKEPGAEEKYKEVQEAYETLSDDQKRAAYDQYGAAGANGGFGGAGGFGGFDGAGGFGGFEDIFSSFFGGGGASRNPNAPRQGDDLQYRVNLTFEEAIFGTEKEVKYNREASCRTCNGSGAKPGTSPVTCGRCHGAGVINVDTQTPLGMMRRQVTCDVCHGRGKEIKDPCTTCHGTGHEKQAHSVHVKIPAGVETGQQIRLAGQGEAGFNGGPYGDLYVVVSVEASDKFEREGTTIFYKLNLNIVQATLGDTVEIPTVHGAVELVIPEGTQTGKKFRLRGKGAPSLRGGAVGDQYVTVNVVTPTGLNDRQKAALKEFAAAGDLKVNPKKKGFFDHIKDAFEGE, from the coding sequence ATGAACAATACTGAATTTTATGATCGCCTGGGGGTGTCAAAAAACGCTTCGGCAGACGAGATCAAAAAAGCTTATCGTAAGCTTTCCAAAAAATACCACCCAGATATCAACAAGGAGCCTGGTGCTGAGGAAAAGTACAAGGAAGTTCAAGAAGCCTATGAGACTTTGAGTGACGACCAAAAACGGGCAGCCTACGACCAATATGGTGCTGCAGGTGCCAACGGTGGCTTTGGTGGTGCTGGCGGTTTCGGTGGCTTTGACGGAGCAGGTGGCTTCGGTGGTTTTGAAGATATCTTCTCAAGTTTTTTCGGGGGAGGCGGAGCTTCGCGCAATCCAAACGCTCCTCGTCAAGGGGATGACCTCCAATACCGTGTGAATTTGACTTTTGAAGAAGCCATCTTCGGAACGGAAAAAGAAGTGAAATACAACCGTGAAGCAAGCTGTCGTACCTGTAACGGATCTGGAGCTAAGCCAGGAACAAGTCCAGTCACCTGTGGACGCTGTCATGGTGCTGGTGTTATTAACGTCGATACGCAGACTCCTCTTGGTATGATGCGTCGCCAAGTAACCTGTGATGTCTGTCATGGTCGCGGAAAAGAAATCAAGGATCCATGTACAACTTGTCATGGAACAGGTCATGAAAAACAAGCTCATAGCGTACATGTGAAAATTCCTGCTGGTGTAGAAACTGGCCAACAAATCCGCCTAGCTGGTCAAGGTGAAGCAGGCTTTAACGGTGGACCTTACGGGGACTTGTACGTGGTGGTTTCAGTTGAAGCTAGTGATAAATTTGAACGTGAAGGAACAACCATTTTCTACAAGTTAAATCTCAATATTGTCCAAGCAACTCTAGGAGATACTGTGGAAATTCCAACTGTGCATGGCGCTGTCGAATTGGTTATCCCAGAGGGAACTCAGACTGGCAAGAAATTCCGTCTACGTGGCAAGGGAGCACCGAGCCTTCGTGGTGGTGCTGTTGGTGACCAATACGTTACTGTCAATGTCGTGACTCCGACAGGTCTGAACGACCGCCAAAAAGCAGCGCTTAAAGAATTCGCAGCTGCAGGTGACTTGAAAGTCAATCCAAAGAAAAAAGGCTTCTTTGACCATATTAAAGATGCCTTTGAAGGAGAATAA
- a CDS encoding HIT family protein, translating into MSDCIFCKIIAGEIPASKVYEDEQVLAFLDISQVTPGHTLVVPKEHYRNLLEMDAASASQLFAQVPTVAQKVMKATKAAGMNIIANCEEVAGQTVFHTHVHLVPRYDAEDDLKIDFITHEPDFDKLAQVAETIRNA; encoded by the coding sequence ATGTCAGATTGCATTTTTTGTAAGATTATCGCAGGGGAGATTCCTGCTTCAAAAGTATACGAAGATGAGCAGGTTCTTGCCTTTCTTGATATCTCTCAAGTAACGCCTGGACACACCTTAGTCGTACCAAAAGAACACTATCGCAATCTTTTGGAGATGGACGCCGCAAGTGCCAGCCAACTCTTTGCCCAAGTGCCAACAGTGGCTCAAAAAGTCATGAAGGCTACCAAGGCCGCCGGAATGAACATCATCGCCAACTGTGAGGAAGTTGCTGGTCAAACAGTCTTTCATACCCACGTTCACCTCGTTCCTCGCTACGATGCAGAAGATGACCTCAAGATTGACTTTATTACTCATGAACCTGACTTTGACAAGCTTGCCCAAGTCGCTGAAACCATTAGAAACGCTTAA
- a CDS encoding ABC transporter ATP-binding protein, with protein sequence MLEIKNLTGGYVHVPVLKDVSFTVESGQLVGLIGLNGAGKSTTINEIIGLLTPYSGEIKINGLTLREDATSYRKQIGYIPETPSLYEELTLREHIETVAMAYGIEQNIAFERVEPLLKMFRLDQKLDWFPVHFSKGMKQKVMIICAFVVDPSLFIVDEPFLGLDPLAIADLIQLLEVEKQKGKSILMSTHVLDSAEKMCDAFVILHKGEVRAQGNLQQLREAFDMPEASLNDIYLALTKEGDL encoded by the coding sequence ATGTTAGAAATTAAAAACCTGACAGGTGGCTATGTTCACGTCCCTGTCTTGAAAGATGTGTCCTTTACAGTTGAAAGTGGGCAGTTGGTTGGTTTGATTGGTCTTAACGGTGCTGGAAAATCAACGACTATCAATGAAATTATCGGTCTTTTGACACCTTACAGTGGGGAAATCAAGATTAATGGTCTAACCCTGCGAGAAGATGCGACTAGCTACCGCAAGCAGATTGGCTACATCCCAGAGACGCCTAGCTTGTATGAAGAACTGACCCTCAGGGAGCATATCGAGACGGTTGCCATGGCTTATGGTATTGAGCAAAATATAGCTTTTGAGCGAGTAGAACCTTTGTTAAAGATGTTTCGTTTGGATCAAAAATTAGATTGGTTTCCTGTGCATTTCTCCAAAGGGATGAAGCAGAAGGTCATGATTATCTGTGCTTTTGTGGTGGATCCGAGTCTCTTTATCGTGGATGAGCCTTTTCTTGGTCTGGATCCGCTAGCTATTGCAGACTTGATTCAGCTTTTGGAAGTAGAAAAGCAAAAAGGCAAGTCCATCCTCATGAGTACCCACGTGCTGGACTCGGCGGAGAAGATGTGTGACGCCTTTGTTATTCTCCACAAGGGAGAGGTGCGGGCTCAGGGGAACCTCCAGCAACTCCGCGAGGCTTTTGATATGCCCGAGGCTAGCTTGAATGATATTTACTTGGCTCTGACCAAAGAGGGGGACCTATGA